The following are from one region of the Oxyura jamaicensis isolate SHBP4307 breed ruddy duck unplaced genomic scaffold, BPBGC_Ojam_1.0 oxyUn_random_OJ46234, whole genome shotgun sequence genome:
- the LOC118158833 gene encoding olfactory receptor 14C36-like, which yields MSNSSSITEFLLLAFADTRELQLLHFALFLGIYLAALLGNGLILTAIACDHHLHTPMYFFLLNLALLDLGSISTTVPKAMDNYLWDSRAISYSGCAAQVFLFVFLISAEYYLLTVMAYDRYTAICKPLCYEILLGSRACAQMAAAAWGSGVLYAVLQSVNTFSLPLCQGNAVDQFFCEIPQILKLTCSHSYLREFWVLMVGICFASGCFVFIFFSYVQIFRVVLRMPSEQGRHKAFSTCLPHLAVVSLFLCTGFFAYLKPPYLSSPTLDLMVAVLYSVVPPSFNPLIYSMRNKELKGAFKKAILCLFLNRDKLHLFLHK from the coding sequence atgtccaacagcagctccatcactgagttcctcctcctggcattcgcagacacaagggagctgcagctcctgcactttgcgctcttcctgggcatctacctggctgccctcctgggcaacggcctcatcctcacagccATAGCCTGtgaccaccacctccacacccccatgtacttcttcctcctcaacctcgccctcctcgacctAGGCTCCATCTCCACCACTGTTCCCAAAGCCATGGACAATTACCTGTGGGACTCCAGGGCCATTTCCTACTCAGGATGTGCTGCTCAGGtctttctgtttgtcttcttgATATCAGCAGAGTATTATCTTCTCACTGTCATGGCCTATGACCGCTACactgccatctgcaagcccctgtGCTACGAGatcctcctgggcagcagagcttgtgcccagatggcagcagctgcctggggcagtggggttctctatgctgtgctgcagtctgtcaatacattttccctgcccctctgccaaggcaatgctgtggaccagttcttctgtgaaattccccaGATTCTTAAGCTCACTTGCTCACACTCCTACCTCAGGGAATTTTGGGTACTTATGGTTGGTATATGTTTTGCATctggatgttttgttttcatttttttttcctatgtgcAGATTTTCAGGGTTGTGCTGAGGATGCCGTCTGAGCAGGgacggcacaaagccttttccacgtgcctccctcacctggctgtggtctcCCTGTTTCTCTGTACTGGCTtttttgcctacctgaagcccccctaCCTGTCCTCCCCAACTCTAGATCTCATGGTGGCAGTTCTATACTCAGTGGTGCCTCCATCATTCAatcccctcatctacagcatgagaaACAAGGAGCTCAAGGGTGCttttaagaaagcaattttatgTCTGTTTCTGAATCGTGATAAATTACATCTCTTTCTCCAC